In Nymphaea colorata isolate Beijing-Zhang1983 chromosome 13, ASM883128v2, whole genome shotgun sequence, one DNA window encodes the following:
- the LOC116266625 gene encoding F-box protein SKIP8 translates to MECRLFPIPPLFLLALIAPSSSSGAHEEDCSPPSELSCWPLCAAVVTVLCCCSAFWVARSGLCSMTNMEKLEQQKTAPDDKKKACGCSCSCGYANGTANGDVPAVREAAKEREQPGTSMMEQLVPEITTHALSYLDYPSLCRLSMTNSSMRKAANDDNAWKALYHKDFTVEQDNITPPNGWKSYYAATKAVVNVNAGFYNIIRERSLEAMGRLWLRADYVKCIHGSGELFAGYDAVIESWALAFNWHQGVAFHIRDVRVRVLPDMAWVTMKAYVDVDSGPFNVTNIYEFHNGQWFMVHHHSSVMLTDPMVDHLIFG, encoded by the exons ATGGAGTGCCGCCTCTTCCCCATTCCCCCGCTCTTTCTTCTAGCCCTAATCGCTCCATCATCATCGTCGGGCGCCCACGAGGAGGATTGCTCCCCTCCCAGCGAGTTGTCGTGCTGGCCGTTGTGCGCGGCCGTGGTGACAGTCCTGTGTTGCTGCTCTGCATTTTGGGTTGCCCGATCGGGTCTGTGCAGCATGACGAACATGGAGAAGCTGGAGCAGCAGAAAACGGCACCGGATGATAAGAAGAAGGCTTGCGGTTGCAGCTGCTCTTGTGGGTATGCGAATGGGACGGCTAATGGAGACGTGCCTGCTGTACGTGAGGCTGCtaaggaaagggagcagccggggACGTCGATGATGGAGCAGTTGGTGCCGGAAATCACAACTCATGCGCTCAGTTATTTGGATTACCCGAGCTTGTGCCGGTTGTCGATGACGAACTCGTCGATGCGCAAGGCTGCTAATGACGATAATGCATGGAAAGCCCTTTATCATAAG GATTTTACTGTTGAGCAAGACAATATTACTCCACCAAATGGATGGAAATCATATTATGCAGCTACAAAAGCTGTTGTAAATGTAAATGCAGGATTTTACAACATTATCAGGGAGAGATCACTTGAAGCTATGGGCCGTCTTTGGCTTCGTGCTGATTATGTGAAGTGCATTCATGGTTCTGGAGAGCTTTTTGCAGG GTATGATGCTGTTATAGAGAGTTGGGCACTAGCTTTCAATTGGCATCAAGGAGTAGCCTTTCATATCAGGGACGTGCGTGTGCGTGTGCTACCTGACATGGCCTGGGTCACCATGAAAGCATATGTAGATGTTGATTCTGGTCCATTTAATGTCACCAATATCTATGAATTTCACAATGGGCAATGGTTTATGGTTCATCACCATAGCTCCGTGATGCTGACCGACCCAATGGTCGATCACTTAATTTTTGGTTGA